In a single window of the Bradyrhizobium erythrophlei genome:
- a CDS encoding GrlR family regulatory protein, which yields MTNGLYSIHIRMLDGVKGRASGIIILRDGVLLGGDPYFWSVGSYTVGNGTWKGDLVTNQHTPSRTNLTSPLFGGREVASGFSGTFGDGDSEVFGTTLVGSRSLSFQATLRRLADI from the coding sequence ATGACGAATGGACTTTATTCCATTCATATCCGGATGCTCGACGGGGTGAAGGGCCGGGCCAGCGGCATCATTATCCTCAGGGATGGCGTGCTGCTCGGCGGCGACCCCTACTTCTGGTCGGTCGGCTCCTACACCGTCGGAAACGGAACCTGGAAGGGCGATCTGGTCACCAACCAGCACACGCCCTCCAGAACCAACCTGACGAGCCCGTTATTTGGTGGCCGGGAGGTCGCGTCGGGCTTTTCTGGAACATTCGGGGATGGCGATTCCGAAGTTTTCGGCACCACGCTGGTGGGCAGCCGAAGTCTCAGTTTTCAGGCGACATTGCGCCGGCTAGCGGATATTTGA
- a CDS encoding trifunctional serine/threonine-protein kinase/ATP-binding protein/sensor histidine kinase, with product MRELSSYVFSPLREGDIALYRGCGNGLAPILLAAAEEGSLGCVERLEHEHALKAELDAHWAARPVALARHNGGMALVLEDPGGTPVDRLLDGPLEISHFLRIAIPLAEVLRQVHARGLIHKDIKPTNILMDSASGSVWLTGFGIASRLPREHQAPAPPEVIAGTLAYMAPEQTGRMNRSVDSRSDLYALGVTLYEMLTGHLPFTAADPMEWVHCHIARQPLPPNERLAGVPAALSAIVMKLLAKTAEERYQTASGLEVDLRRCLGEWEKHRRIDPFPLGTHDPPDRLLIPEKLYGREREIDALLAAFDRVVAHGTPELVLVSGYSGVGKSSVVNELHKALVSPRGLFASGKFDQYKRDIPYATLAQAFQTLVRQILAKSEAEVGHWRGALEDAVGPNGQLIVNLIPEVEFVIGKQPPVPDLPPQDAQNRFQTVLRRFLGVFARPEHPLALFLDDLQWLDAATLELLEQLITDPDVRHVLLVGAYRNNEVSPSHPLMRTLEAIRKAGARMQEIVLAPLELDDVGRLVVDSLRCNRDSAHPLAQLVHEKTGGNPFFAIQFLTGLAEEGLLAFDTDAATWISDLARIRAKGYTDNVVDFMVAKLKRLSDTTQQALKQLACLGNVAEIAALTLVRGVSEEEIHTALWEAASTGLVLRLDRSYAFLHDRVQEAAYALIPEDERAAAHLQIGRVLASQAPSEELEEKIFEIVNQLDRGAMLIHSREERDRVAELNLIAGKRAKTSTAYASALTYLAAGRALLTEDSWEQQYELTFSIEYHQAECELLTADLAAAEERLIMLSHRAGNLIDIAAVACLQLTLYTTLDRSDRGVEVCLAYLQRGGVHWLPHPTADEVRHEYARIWQQVGSRSIEELVDLPLMTNAEVRATLDVLTEVVTPALFTDENLLSLVICRMVNLSLEHGNSDGSCFAYVWLGMVLGPHFGDYRAGYRFGSLGYDLVEKRGLHRYQARAYMSFGNLVMPWTRHVQTGRDLVRRAFDTANKIGDLTFAAYSCNNLNTNLIASGEPLGDAQREAENGLDFARKARFGLVIDIITAQLGLIRTLRGLTAEFGSFNDEQFNESPFEDHLRSDPRLALPECWYWVRKLQARVYANDYASAIEAASKAQQLLWTSPSFFEVAEFHFYDAVARAAQCDAASASERARHLEMLAAHHKQLEVWAENCPENFANRAALIGAEIARLEGRDADAMRLFEEAIRSAAENGFVQNEGLAHEVAARFYAARGAETIAHACLREARRCYLRWGAFGKTRQLEQLHPHLRDAAIAASPTTTIGAPVEQLDVGTVLKAAQAVSGEIVLGKLIETLLRIAVEHAGAERGLLILFPGDEARIVAEATTGRGQVEVTLRQTAPSPAELPESVLHTVIRTRESVILEDASAQNPFSADEYLRQKHARSVLCLPLVKQSKLIGVLYLENNLASHVFTPARISVLELLASQAAISLENARLYSDLREREARIRRLVDSNIIGVMIWDFQGRIVEANQTILDMFGYSREELLSGRIKWAELTPAEWTRADQDALAQVSATGSCRPYEKEYFRKDGSRVAVLIAGALFEWKRDEGVAFVIDMTDRKRAEEKLRSSEQRLLDAQMELAHLTRVTALGELTASIAHEVNQPLAGVVANAESGLRWLRRETPDLDAACRSLEWIIDDGHRASEVIRRVRSLAHKASVEKLPLDVNDVAREVIALVQRELTSHRVSLRTELAPALPMILGDRVQLQQVIINLVMNGNEAMQAVMDRPRELVIRSRQDGAQQVLLSVTDCGVGISVENADRLFNPFFTTKSSGMGMGLSICRSIVETHGGRLWATANVPHGATLQFTLPVNAGTAS from the coding sequence GTGAGGGAGCTTTCGAGCTACGTATTCTCGCCGCTGCGAGAGGGAGACATCGCTCTCTACCGGGGCTGTGGCAACGGCTTGGCGCCGATCCTGCTTGCTGCCGCGGAAGAAGGCTCGCTCGGTTGCGTTGAGCGGCTTGAACATGAACATGCGCTGAAAGCCGAACTTGATGCTCACTGGGCGGCGCGACCAGTCGCGCTGGCGCGCCACAATGGCGGCATGGCGCTGGTGCTCGAGGATCCCGGCGGTACGCCGGTCGATCGACTGCTCGACGGACCATTGGAGATATCGCATTTCCTCCGCATCGCGATCCCGCTTGCGGAGGTGCTCCGCCAAGTGCATGCGCGAGGCCTCATCCACAAGGATATCAAGCCAACCAATATCCTGATGGACTCGGCAAGCGGCAGCGTGTGGCTGACGGGGTTCGGCATTGCCTCGCGTCTGCCGCGCGAGCATCAGGCCCCGGCCCCACCAGAGGTGATCGCGGGCACGCTCGCCTACATGGCGCCGGAACAAACCGGCAGGATGAACCGTTCGGTGGATTCCCGGAGCGATCTCTATGCTCTGGGCGTCACCCTTTACGAGATGTTGACGGGGCATCTCCCCTTCACCGCCGCCGATCCGATGGAGTGGGTTCACTGCCACATCGCCCGCCAACCGCTGCCGCCCAACGAGCGGCTCGCGGGCGTCCCCGCGGCGCTCTCGGCAATTGTGATGAAGCTCCTCGCCAAGACCGCCGAAGAGCGCTACCAGACCGCCTCCGGCCTCGAAGTCGATCTTCGACGGTGCCTGGGGGAATGGGAGAAGCATCGTCGCATCGATCCGTTCCCGCTGGGCACGCACGACCCGCCGGACCGGCTGCTGATCCCGGAAAAACTGTATGGGCGAGAGCGCGAGATTGATGCCTTGCTCGCAGCCTTCGACCGCGTTGTGGCCCACGGCACGCCAGAACTCGTGCTCGTATCCGGTTATTCCGGCGTCGGCAAATCTTCCGTGGTCAATGAGCTGCACAAGGCGTTGGTTTCGCCGCGCGGCCTGTTCGCATCCGGCAAGTTCGACCAATATAAGCGCGACATCCCGTACGCGACCTTGGCACAAGCCTTCCAGACCCTCGTCCGTCAGATCCTTGCCAAGAGCGAAGCGGAGGTGGGCCACTGGCGGGGCGCGCTGGAGGACGCGGTAGGCCCCAACGGCCAGCTTATCGTCAACCTCATCCCCGAGGTTGAGTTCGTCATCGGGAAACAGCCGCCCGTTCCGGACCTTCCGCCGCAGGATGCGCAGAACCGCTTCCAGACGGTACTGCGACGCTTCCTCGGCGTGTTCGCGCGGCCGGAGCACCCCCTCGCATTGTTCCTCGACGATTTGCAATGGCTGGACGCGGCAACTCTCGAACTGCTGGAGCAGCTGATCACCGATCCGGATGTGCGGCACGTCCTGCTGGTCGGGGCCTACCGCAACAACGAGGTCAGTCCGTCTCACCCGCTCATGCGAACGCTGGAGGCGATCCGCAAGGCGGGAGCGAGGATGCAAGAGATTGTGCTGGCACCCCTCGAGCTCGACGATGTTGGCCGACTCGTGGTCGATTCTCTGCGCTGTAATCGGGATTCCGCGCATCCTCTGGCGCAACTGGTGCACGAGAAAACTGGCGGCAATCCGTTCTTCGCAATCCAATTCCTCACGGGGCTGGCCGAGGAAGGGCTCCTCGCGTTCGATACGGACGCGGCGACCTGGATCTCGGACTTGGCGCGCATCCGCGCCAAAGGCTACACCGACAACGTGGTGGATTTCATGGTCGCGAAGCTGAAGCGGTTGTCCGACACGACGCAGCAAGCACTCAAGCAACTCGCCTGTCTGGGGAACGTAGCCGAGATCGCCGCTCTGACCCTGGTTCGCGGGGTATCGGAAGAGGAGATCCACACGGCGCTCTGGGAGGCTGCCAGCACGGGGTTGGTCCTCCGCCTGGACAGATCCTATGCGTTCCTCCACGACCGCGTTCAGGAGGCGGCCTACGCGCTCATCCCTGAAGACGAGCGGGCGGCAGCACATCTTCAGATTGGCCGAGTGCTTGCATCACAAGCACCGTCGGAGGAGCTAGAGGAGAAGATCTTCGAGATTGTGAACCAGCTCGACCGCGGTGCCATGCTGATCCATTCAAGGGAAGAGCGCGACCGGGTCGCCGAGCTCAATCTTATTGCAGGCAAGCGCGCAAAGACTTCAACGGCCTACGCCTCAGCGCTGACCTATCTCGCAGCCGGTCGCGCACTGCTGACGGAGGACAGTTGGGAGCAGCAATACGAGCTCACCTTTTCGATCGAGTACCACCAGGCCGAGTGCGAGCTGCTGACCGCCGATCTGGCGGCGGCGGAGGAACGGCTCATCATGCTTTCGCACCGCGCCGGAAACCTCATCGACATCGCCGCCGTGGCCTGCTTGCAGCTGACGCTATATACGACCTTGGATCGGAGCGACCGCGGCGTGGAGGTATGCCTTGCATATCTCCAAAGAGGCGGTGTGCACTGGTTGCCGCATCCGACCGCGGACGAGGTCCGGCACGAATATGCTCGGATATGGCAACAGGTCGGGAGCCGCTCCATAGAAGAACTCGTCGACCTGCCTTTGATGACCAATGCTGAGGTCCGCGCCACTCTCGATGTTCTGACAGAGGTCGTGACGCCCGCCCTGTTTACCGACGAGAACCTGCTCTCACTCGTGATTTGCCGGATGGTCAATCTCAGCCTCGAGCACGGTAATAGCGATGGATCATGCTTCGCTTATGTCTGGCTTGGTATGGTTCTCGGACCGCATTTTGGCGACTACCGGGCAGGATATCGATTCGGCAGCCTTGGTTACGATCTGGTGGAGAAGCGTGGACTGCATCGCTACCAAGCCCGTGCCTACATGTCCTTTGGGAATCTTGTTATGCCTTGGACGCGCCACGTCCAAACCGGCCGGGATTTGGTGCGTCGCGCCTTCGACACCGCAAACAAGATCGGCGACCTTACCTTTGCGGCTTACAGCTGCAACAACCTGAACACGAATCTTATCGCTAGCGGAGAACCGCTCGGCGATGCGCAACGCGAAGCCGAAAATGGGCTCGACTTCGCGCGGAAGGCACGGTTTGGTCTCGTTATCGATATTATCACCGCGCAGCTCGGGCTAATCCGGACCCTGCGCGGCCTGACCGCAGAATTCGGCTCCTTCAATGATGAACAGTTCAACGAGAGCCCGTTCGAAGATCATTTGCGGAGTGATCCACGTTTGGCGCTTCCCGAATGCTGGTATTGGGTCCGTAAGCTGCAAGCGCGCGTCTACGCAAACGACTATGCTTCCGCGATCGAGGCAGCATCGAAGGCGCAGCAGCTTCTTTGGACGTCGCCCTCATTCTTTGAGGTGGCCGAGTTCCATTTTTATGATGCGGTCGCGCGAGCAGCACAGTGCGACGCGGCATCAGCCAGTGAGCGGGCCCGCCATCTGGAGATGCTGGCCGCCCATCACAAGCAGCTCGAGGTGTGGGCGGAGAACTGCCCCGAGAATTTCGCGAACCGCGCCGCGCTGATCGGCGCCGAGATCGCGCGTCTCGAAGGGCGAGACGCGGATGCAATGCGTCTGTTCGAAGAGGCCATTCGCTCGGCAGCTGAGAACGGCTTCGTACAGAACGAGGGCCTGGCCCATGAAGTGGCCGCGCGCTTCTATGCGGCACGCGGCGCCGAGACGATCGCCCATGCCTGTTTGCGGGAGGCGCGGCGTTGCTATCTTCGCTGGGGCGCGTTCGGCAAGACGCGGCAACTCGAACAGCTTCATCCGCATCTCCGCGACGCAGCGATCGCTGCATCTCCTACCACTACCATTGGCGCGCCGGTCGAGCAGTTGGATGTCGGCACGGTGCTCAAGGCCGCGCAGGCGGTGTCCGGCGAAATCGTCCTCGGCAAGCTCATCGAGACGCTACTGCGGATCGCGGTCGAGCATGCCGGCGCCGAGCGGGGCCTGCTCATCCTGTTTCCGGGCGACGAGGCACGGATTGTGGCGGAAGCGACGACCGGCCGCGGCCAGGTTGAGGTCACGTTGCGCCAGACGGCCCCGTCACCGGCCGAGCTTCCCGAATCCGTGCTCCACACCGTGATCCGGACGCGGGAGAGCGTCATCCTTGAAGACGCCTCGGCGCAGAATCCGTTCTCGGCGGATGAGTACCTGCGTCAGAAGCACGCCCGGTCGGTGCTCTGCCTGCCGCTGGTGAAGCAGTCCAAGCTGATCGGGGTGCTCTATCTCGAGAACAATTTGGCATCGCACGTATTCACGCCCGCGCGGATCTCGGTACTGGAACTGCTGGCGTCGCAAGCAGCGATTTCGCTGGAGAACGCGCGCCTATACAGCGATCTCCGGGAACGGGAGGCCAGGATCCGCCGCCTGGTCGACTCGAACATCATCGGGGTCATGATCTGGGATTTTCAGGGCCGGATCGTCGAAGCCAACCAAACCATTCTCGACATGTTCGGCTACAGCCGTGAAGAGCTCCTATCGGGTCGAATAAAGTGGGCGGAACTGACGCCCGCCGAGTGGACCCGCGCCGACCAGGATGCGTTGGCCCAGGTTAGTGCGACCGGGAGCTGCAGGCCTTACGAAAAGGAATATTTCCGCAAAGACGGCAGCCGCGTGGCGGTTCTGATCGCCGGCGCGCTCTTCGAGTGGAAACGAGACGAAGGGGTTGCCTTTGTCATCGACATGACAGACCGGAAGCGGGCGGAAGAGAAGCTGCGCTCCAGCGAACAGCGCCTGCTCGATGCCCAAATGGAACTCGCGCATCTTACGCGCGTGACGGCGCTGGGCGAATTGACGGCCTCGATCGCCCATGAAGTAAACCAGCCGCTCGCCGGCGTCGTCGCCAACGCCGAGTCCGGTCTGCGCTGGCTCCGCCGCGAAACTCCCGACCTGGACGCGGCGTGCCGCTCGTTGGAATGGATTATCGACGACGGCCATCGGGCAAGTGAGGTGATCCGGCGTGTCCGTTCGCTCGCGCACAAGGCCAGCGTTGAGAAGCTTCCACTCGACGTTAACGACGTCGCTAGGGAGGTCATCGCCCTGGTGCAGCGTGAACTAACAAGCCACCGGGTGTCGTTGCGAACGGAGTTGGCGCCTGCCCTGCCCATGATCCTTGGCGATCGGGTCCAACTGCAACAGGTGATCATCAACCTGGTGATGAACGGCAATGAAGCAATGCAAGCGGTCATGGATCGGCCGCGCGAACTGGTGATCCGATCGCGTCAGGACGGAGCGCAACAAGTATTGCTAAGTGTGACGGATTGCGGCGTCGGGATCTCCGTCGAGAATGCCGACCGGCTGTTCAACCCCTTCTTCACCACAAAATCCAGCGGCATGGGTATGGGACTCTCGATCTGCCGCTCGATCGTGGAAACCCACGGTGGCCGGCTGTGGGCTACGGCAAATGTACCCCACGGCGCCACGTTGCAATTCACCCTGCCGGTAAACGCAGGCACAGCGTCGTGA
- a CDS encoding lytic murein transglycosylase, translating into MIRGGWFVAAMCATAAVVVWTGGQADAAQCGNGPGGFEAWKRQMGEEARAKGIGANAVGALMQANYASATIAADRGQRSFGLSLDQFLAKRGASTIVARGRGLKHSQAALFASIQQRYGVPPGPLIAIWGMETGFGSQRGNQNMLSSIATLAYDCRRPEFFTEQLYAALKLIDRGSLSAGTRGSMHGEVGQTQFMPKNILAYGTGNLDVAANALSSTANLLRAHGWRAGAGYQPGEPNFAAIEAWNAAPVYQKAIALMGRQIDEGGQR; encoded by the coding sequence ATGATCAGGGGCGGGTGGTTTGTCGCGGCCATGTGCGCGACCGCGGCGGTCGTGGTGTGGACGGGCGGACAAGCGGATGCCGCTCAGTGCGGCAACGGACCCGGCGGTTTCGAGGCCTGGAAACGTCAGATGGGCGAAGAGGCGAGAGCCAAGGGCATCGGCGCCAATGCCGTCGGCGCGCTGATGCAGGCGAACTACGCGAGCGCGACCATCGCCGCCGACCGCGGCCAGCGGAGCTTCGGCCTGTCGCTCGATCAGTTTCTCGCCAAGCGCGGCGCCTCGACCATCGTCGCCCGGGGGCGGGGACTGAAGCATTCCCAGGCGGCGTTGTTCGCGTCGATCCAGCAACGGTATGGCGTCCCGCCGGGGCCGCTGATCGCTATCTGGGGAATGGAGACCGGCTTCGGAAGCCAGCGCGGCAATCAGAACATGCTTTCGTCCATTGCCACGCTCGCGTACGACTGCCGGCGCCCCGAGTTCTTTACCGAGCAGCTTTATGCCGCTTTGAAGCTGATCGACCGCGGTTCCTTGTCGGCCGGCACGCGCGGATCCATGCACGGAGAGGTCGGCCAGACGCAGTTCATGCCGAAAAACATTTTGGCCTACGGCACCGGCAATCTCGACGTCGCCGCCAACGCGCTCAGTTCGACGGCGAATTTGCTGAGGGCCCATGGCTGGCGCGCCGGCGCGGGCTACCAACCAGGAGAACCGAACTTTGCAGCCATCGAAGCCTGGAACGCCGCCCCCGTCTATCAGAAGGCCATCGCACTCATGGGCCGGCAGATCGATGAGGGAGGCCAGCGCTGA
- a CDS encoding dihydrofolate reductase family protein codes for MKPHVICLMASSVDGRTLHSRWRPKGSGGELFERVHDELAGDAWLVGRVTGQEFAKGKPYPPSTNETFPREPWFARRDAKAYGVVLDAHGKIGWGRSDIGGDPIVVVLSEAASDAHLAGLRGEGVSYIFAGKSELDLALALDILNREIGVKRLLLEGGGGANGAFLRSGLVDELNLILCPAVDGAKGAPSVFDSTDVEPDRRAPVTAMTLESSQALEGGAMLLRYRIQNADVQVATGR; via the coding sequence ATGAAACCCCACGTCATCTGCCTGATGGCCTCCAGTGTGGACGGTCGGACGCTCCACAGTCGTTGGCGCCCCAAGGGGTCAGGCGGGGAACTGTTCGAACGTGTGCATGACGAACTGGCGGGCGACGCTTGGCTCGTCGGCCGCGTCACCGGGCAGGAGTTCGCCAAGGGCAAGCCGTATCCCCCGTCGACGAATGAGACCTTTCCGCGCGAGCCCTGGTTCGCGCGACGCGACGCGAAGGCCTATGGCGTCGTGCTCGATGCTCACGGCAAAATCGGCTGGGGCCGTTCAGACATCGGTGGCGATCCGATCGTTGTCGTCCTGTCCGAGGCAGCTTCGGATGCGCACTTGGCGGGGCTGCGCGGCGAGGGCGTGTCCTACATCTTCGCCGGAAAGTCGGAGCTCGATCTCGCCCTCGCGCTGGACATCCTCAATCGCGAAATCGGCGTGAAGCGGCTGCTGCTGGAGGGAGGCGGCGGTGCCAACGGTGCCTTTCTGCGCTCGGGATTGGTCGACGAGCTCAATTTGATCCTGTGTCCAGCCGTGGACGGCGCGAAGGGGGCGCCGAGCGTATTCGACTCCACGGATGTGGAGCCCGATCGCCGAGCCCCCGTGACGGCGATGACGCTGGAGAGCAGCCAGGCTTTGGAAGGCGGCGCAATGCTGCTGCGGTACCGGATCCAGAACGCCGATGTTCAGGTGGCAACCGGCCGGTGA
- a CDS encoding ATP-binding protein has protein sequence MAGSFRAELIKRSPEPIDLYEVSLDTARIQDPEDEGPFVEYIRAILLGRKLDLIVPVGAPAAFFMQRYRQRLFPTTPMLIVGADVRRIPSATLTEKDAAVLLDLDLPAYLKNILHLRPETTDIAVAVGNSPVERFWTSELHRDFQPFADRVNITWFNDLTLGEMLKRAATMPPQSVIFWFLLSEDAAGVPYSEDRALEAMRQVAVVPIFGMGDYQLGRGIVGGPLMQTSVLGREAAEAGLRILGGEMGGGINPPLVGFGAPVYDWRELQRWKIEEALLPHGSIVQFRQPTVWQQYRSQIIGALAIGLFQAALIAGLLLERQARKREAEQAGKARMETGRYRENLAHLVRVHTVGEMSTAIAHEVNQPLVAIKNYALAARRRLAGVMDAAKVEELLDKIEAQASRAGNVLQSLRAMVKKHDPETTEIEVGELIADAVKLVEMEIRNVNIRVESAISPDLPRVFGDGIQIQQVVLNLTRNAIEAIEEAGIANSVIKVGVVATAENEIAVSVADSGPGISPEDAEHIFDPFYSTKGGGLGVGLSISRAIVEAHGGRLSLAPNKGGGCVFQFTLPVANEGN, from the coding sequence ATGGCCGGAAGTTTTCGCGCAGAACTCATCAAGAGGTCGCCGGAACCGATCGATCTCTACGAGGTCTCGCTCGACACGGCCAGGATCCAAGACCCCGAGGATGAGGGGCCGTTCGTCGAGTACATTCGTGCAATTCTTTTGGGACGTAAACTCGACTTGATCGTGCCGGTGGGTGCCCCAGCGGCGTTCTTCATGCAACGCTACCGGCAGCGGCTGTTCCCAACAACGCCCATGCTAATCGTTGGAGCGGACGTGCGGCGCATTCCCAGCGCAACACTTACGGAAAAAGACGCGGCCGTGCTGTTGGATCTCGATCTCCCGGCCTATCTCAAGAACATTCTGCACCTGCGGCCTGAAACGACAGATATAGCAGTCGCTGTCGGCAATTCTCCCGTTGAGCGATTTTGGACTTCGGAACTTCATCGCGATTTTCAGCCGTTTGCGGATCGAGTGAATATCACGTGGTTCAATGATCTGACGCTTGGCGAGATGCTAAAGCGCGCCGCGACCATGCCGCCGCAATCCGTCATCTTCTGGTTTCTGCTTTCTGAGGACGCGGCGGGCGTTCCCTATTCGGAGGACCGAGCCCTGGAAGCGATGCGCCAAGTAGCAGTTGTGCCCATTTTCGGTATGGGCGACTACCAACTCGGCCGAGGCATCGTCGGTGGTCCTTTGATGCAAACCAGCGTGCTGGGTCGGGAGGCGGCGGAGGCAGGTCTTCGCATTTTAGGGGGGGAGATGGGAGGCGGCATCAACCCTCCCTTGGTGGGATTCGGCGCACCGGTCTACGATTGGCGAGAGCTACAGAGATGGAAAATCGAGGAGGCCCTGCTGCCCCACGGCAGCATCGTTCAATTTCGTCAGCCGACCGTATGGCAGCAATATCGCTCGCAAATTATCGGCGCCCTGGCCATAGGGCTCTTCCAGGCAGCGCTGATCGCCGGATTGCTGTTGGAGCGACAGGCTCGCAAGCGCGAGGCCGAGCAGGCCGGCAAGGCGAGAATGGAGACCGGTCGGTACCGCGAAAATCTCGCGCATCTGGTGCGTGTTCACACGGTCGGCGAGATGTCGACCGCAATTGCGCATGAGGTCAATCAGCCGCTCGTGGCCATCAAGAACTACGCGCTCGCCGCGCGCCGGCGGCTAGCTGGCGTTATGGATGCAGCCAAGGTGGAGGAGTTGCTGGACAAGATCGAGGCGCAAGCCTCGCGCGCAGGCAACGTACTGCAGTCCCTGCGGGCGATGGTGAAAAAGCACGACCCGGAGACGACCGAGATTGAAGTCGGCGAACTGATCGCCGATGCCGTGAAGCTGGTGGAAATGGAAATCCGCAATGTGAACATCCGGGTCGAATCGGCAATCTCGCCCGATCTTCCACGTGTATTCGGCGACGGAATTCAGATCCAGCAGGTAGTGCTGAATCTAACGCGCAATGCCATCGAGGCGATAGAGGAGGCTGGAATCGCCAATAGCGTTATCAAGGTAGGGGTCGTTGCCACGGCAGAAAACGAAATCGCCGTGAGCGTCGCCGATTCCGGACCGGGAATTTCGCCCGAGGATGCCGAGCATATTTTCGATCCGTTCTACTCAACCAAGGGAGGAGGATTGGGGGTCGGGCTTTCTATCTCCCGCGCTATCGTTGAAGCACACGGCGGTCGGCTGTCGCTGGCTCCCAACAAGGGCGGCGGATGCGTGTTCCAATTCACGCTGCCGGTCGCGAATGAAGGAAACTGA
- a CDS encoding response regulator transcription factor, translated as MFIVDDDDAVLDSIAELVMSVGLRAATFRSAREFRDIFNPEQPGCLVLDVRMAHTSGPALQDELNTIGARIPIVFISGHGDIAVAIKTIKAGAVDFVQKPYHEQQLLDSINEALRRDAEARQVTGNGEGFAERLAALTEREREVLEQVVQGLSSKSIARVLDISYRTVELHRGHIMEKLRVRSVAELIRLVIEQRNA; from the coding sequence GTGTTTATTGTCGACGACGACGACGCAGTACTGGATTCGATCGCGGAACTGGTGATGTCGGTCGGCCTGCGCGCGGCTACGTTTCGTTCCGCGCGGGAGTTTCGGGACATCTTCAACCCCGAGCAGCCGGGGTGCCTGGTACTTGACGTTCGCATGGCGCATACCAGCGGGCCTGCGCTCCAGGACGAGCTAAACACAATCGGTGCGCGCATCCCGATTGTGTTCATCAGCGGCCATGGAGACATCGCCGTCGCCATCAAGACGATCAAAGCCGGCGCCGTCGACTTCGTTCAAAAACCATATCATGAACAACAATTGCTCGACAGCATCAATGAGGCGCTGCGGCGCGATGCTGAGGCTCGGCAGGTTACGGGTAATGGCGAGGGCTTCGCCGAACGTCTGGCAGCATTGACGGAACGTGAGCGCGAAGTTTTGGAGCAAGTGGTGCAGGGACTGTCCAGCAAATCGATCGCCAGGGTGCTCGACATCAGCTACCGAACCGTGGAACTGCATCGCGGCCACATCATGGAAAAGCTTCGAGTTCGTTCGGTCGCAGAACTGATCCGGCTCGTCATCGAGCAACGCAATGCTTGA
- a CDS encoding response regulator has protein sequence MAETIYIVDPLPDERRRIVDALANEPVHVEWYDDAAEFLDQVAATASGCVLVPLDLPGIGLRALMDEINRRHLPLAVIVIGRDSELAIAVELVRFGAFDFLEHPFTDRRLRSVIRRAIGAVSE, from the coding sequence ATGGCCGAAACGATCTACATCGTGGATCCGCTTCCGGACGAGCGTCGCCGCATCGTCGACGCACTTGCGAATGAACCGGTTCATGTGGAGTGGTACGATGACGCCGCGGAATTCCTCGATCAGGTTGCCGCAACCGCCTCCGGGTGCGTCCTGGTACCTCTCGACCTGCCCGGCATCGGGTTGCGCGCGCTGATGGACGAGATCAACCGTCGGCACCTTCCGCTTGCGGTCATCGTGATTGGACGCGATTCGGAACTGGCGATTGCCGTCGAACTGGTGCGTTTCGGCGCTTTCGACTTTCTCGAGCACCCGTTTACCGATCGGCGGCTTAGATCCGTCATACGGCGTGCCATCGGGGCTGTGTCGGAATAA